The [Eubacterium] siraeum genome contains a region encoding:
- a CDS encoding Fic family protein codes for MALENKLGMTNSADLAREEERISKKKALELFDSGLLDQLEAGKFSALKAIHKYLFDEIYDFAGELRTVNISKGNFRFAPLMYLQAALANIDKMPQSTFDEIVEKYVEMNIAHPFREGNGRSTRIWLDLIFKTELHKVVDWSKIDKEDYLLAMERSPIKDIEIKHLLKNALTDDVYSREVYMKGIDHSYYYEGYTTFKTEDLSKE; via the coding sequence GAACGCATCAGCAAGAAAAAAGCGCTTGAGCTTTTTGATAGCGGGTTGCTTGATCAATTGGAAGCGGGGAAATTCTCCGCCCTCAAAGCAATTCATAAGTATCTCTTTGATGAAATTTACGATTTTGCCGGAGAACTGAGAACCGTAAACATTTCCAAAGGTAACTTCCGTTTTGCGCCGCTGATGTACTTGCAGGCGGCACTTGCCAACATTGATAAAATGCCGCAATCTACTTTTGATGAAATCGTCGAGAAGTATGTGGAAATGAATATCGCCCACCCCTTTCGGGAGGGCAACGGGCGCAGCACCCGCATTTGGCTCGACCTCATTTTCAAAACCGAGCTTCACAAAGTTGTTGATTGGAGCAAGATTGATAAAGAAGATTATCTTCTTGCGATGGAGCGCAGCCCGATTAAAGATATTGAAATCAAACATCTTTTGAAAAACGCACTCACCGATGATGTGTATAGCCGAGAGGTCTATATGAAGGGCATCGACCACAGCTATTATTACGAAGGTTACACGACCTTCAAGACGGAAGATTTAAGCAAGGAATGA
- a CDS encoding Fic family protein, whose translation MPDKNWQFELEEYIKQGEPDRAEKSEAWQTAIGLQAVDGLNTSEYLLDTAKEHIEGKITIDEAQKRIHSYYEQRTTRTETENETKEADIVSARITKLLGEKAFQFSPAEWITVHRRLFEGVFDHAGQIRQYNITKKEWVLNGDTVIYADWNSIRETLDYDFAAEKQFSYEGLSVEAAVKHLAKFASDIWQIHPFGEGNTRATAVFMIKYMKTFGFRVNNDAFRENSWYFRNALVRANYNNLRKGVHSTTKFLELFFSNLLLGTNHELKNRYMHIDFADENTLQSINSKVSKYQFDTLDCTLEELAVLELVAKNPSIKQQEIAEQTGKSIATIKRIMKSLQDKSYIRRERGKRYGKWEVLV comes from the coding sequence ATGCCGGATAAGAATTGGCAATTTGAACTTGAAGAATATATAAAGCAGGGCGAACCCGACAGAGCCGAAAAAAGCGAGGCGTGGCAGACAGCCATCGGCTTGCAGGCAGTTGACGGACTTAACACGTCCGAATATTTGCTGGACACCGCAAAGGAGCATATTGAGGGCAAAATCACCATTGATGAAGCGCAGAAGCGGATTCACAGTTATTATGAGCAGCGCACCACCCGAACCGAGACGGAAAACGAAACCAAAGAGGCAGATATCGTTTCGGCAAGAATCACAAAGCTGCTGGGAGAAAAAGCGTTTCAGTTTTCCCCTGCCGAGTGGATCACCGTTCACCGCAGATTGTTTGAGGGCGTATTCGACCACGCCGGTCAAATCCGGCAATATAACATCACCAAGAAAGAGTGGGTGCTGAACGGCGATACCGTAATTTATGCGGATTGGAACAGCATTAGAGAAACGCTGGACTATGATTTTGCCGCCGAAAAACAGTTTTCTTATGAAGGATTGTCGGTTGAAGCAGCGGTAAAGCACCTTGCAAAGTTTGCATCGGATATTTGGCAGATTCATCCCTTCGGCGAGGGAAATACCCGTGCCACTGCTGTTTTTATGATCAAATATATGAAAACCTTTGGATTCCGCGTCAATAACGATGCGTTCCGCGAAAACTCTTGGTATTTCCGCAATGCACTGGTCCGGGCAAACTATAATAATTTGCGAAAGGGCGTTCATTCCACCACAAAATTCTTGGAATTGTTTTTCTCCAATCTCCTGCTCGGCACAAACCACGAACTGAAAAACCGTTATATGCACATTGATTTTGCGGATGAAAACACTCTCCAAAGTATCAATTCCAAAGTTTCAAAGTATCAATTTGATACTTTGGACTGTACTTTGGAAGAATTGGCGGTTTTAGAATTAGTCGCGAAGAACCCGTCGATAAAGCAGCAGGAAATTGCAGAACAAACTGGAAAATCCATTGCAACGATCAAGCGAATTATGAAATCGCTGCAAGATAAAAGCTATATCCGCCGTGAAAGAGGCAAACGGTACGGCAAGTGGGAAGTGTTGGTTTGA
- a CDS encoding toll/interleukin-1 receptor domain-containing protein: MTKKELRKISLQYRTLSSQMLKIDSQEEINCVKIFLDYITNTSFIMKYISECHREDYDFAEIYKNKSWNDMLTLPDSQEAIIDYGYQLLQYILDGPKQLHTLAFGYTSSRKFKDMIAAFMRKTIEPFVTAIKSYLELSLIDCPESGPEVTDESHEKTLFLSYCQKDSDIANLIEGGLAPHINGKARISRDIRDVEYHESFKKFMQTIETHDFVIMIISDNYLKSRNCMFEVLEVIKNSQFQKKLAFIVLSDDDIKYYQDQTIPSIGAKVYSFEGQTTYSLYWSKVEKELQEQIEALGDPTRAIYQIKEKRIVQRILLDLPEFMEFIKDAKGLPLSDHIESGYKDILRFLGI; this comes from the coding sequence GTGACAAAGAAAGAACTAAGAAAAATTTCATTGCAATACAGAACGCTATCTTCTCAGATGTTGAAGATAGATTCCCAAGAGGAAATCAATTGTGTCAAGATTTTCCTCGATTACATTACTAATACTTCGTTCATTATGAAGTATATTTCTGAATGTCATAGAGAAGATTATGATTTTGCAGAAATATATAAAAACAAATCTTGGAACGATATGTTGACGTTGCCTGATTCTCAGGAAGCAATTATCGACTACGGATACCAGTTGTTGCAATATATTTTGGATGGTCCGAAACAATTACACACGTTGGCTTTTGGATATACAAGCAGCAGAAAATTTAAGGATATGATTGCTGCCTTTATGCGTAAGACCATCGAGCCGTTTGTAACAGCGATCAAGAGTTATCTGGAACTTTCTTTGATTGATTGCCCAGAAAGTGGACCGGAAGTGACTGATGAATCACATGAGAAAACATTGTTTTTGTCCTATTGCCAGAAAGATTCTGACATTGCGAATTTGATAGAGGGAGGACTTGCACCACACATCAATGGGAAGGCAAGAATTTCACGAGATATTCGAGATGTTGAGTATCATGAAAGTTTCAAAAAATTCATGCAGACGATTGAGACACATGATTTTGTAATAATGATCATTAGTGATAACTATTTGAAATCCAGAAACTGTATGTTTGAAGTACTGGAAGTAATTAAGAATTCCCAATTTCAAAAGAAACTCGCTTTTATTGTCCTCTCTGACGATGATATTAAATACTACCAAGATCAAACAATACCTTCAATTGGAGCAAAAGTATATTCCTTTGAAGGACAAACTACATACAGCTTATATTGGTCAAAGGTGGAAAAAGAGTTACAAGAGCAGATCGAAGCTTTAGGTGATCCTACTCGTGCAATTTATCAAATCAAAGAGAAACGCATTGTTCAGAGAATTCTACTGGATCTACCTGAATTTATGGAGTTTATTAAAGATGCCAAAGGACTCCCACTTTCTGACCATATTGAATCTGGATATAAAGATATATTAAGATTTTTAGGAATTTGA
- a CDS encoding RNA-directed DNA polymerase, whose amino-acid sequence MIESKHYYDFTNELSADEIYEGLLAHGLFTEKLPPVFTAKAFFNYCKSKSPAFPKKPANYIYHESMRNINTPRPFGIPNPAAFQCLCKYISEIWPQLQQYFEEETKGQKHIISRTHIRKMKESDSLFSMNYKNWKDDGTPEPDLLLGARYLVHADVSNCFPSIYTHALSWALVGKDVAKQNQRDSSQWYNELDFLTRNVKHGETHGLLIGPHVSNLLSEIILVKIDKILYDKGWRYIRNIDDYTCYVSTYEGGQLFLTELSEQLRAYDLTLNHKKTSIDELPTASVEQWVRKINTFTAFDTKEWMNFKEVRAYLDMAIELMQENNDNAAILNYAMKVLAKKQLTENAKSYYVKTIFHLSVIYPYLVSLLEEYVFKPFGVEKSEISKLSALLYNEGVKLKNYEAVCYALYYANKYEFEIRELDFEVAKNSNNCLFLLFSYLYYEKKKDKAAVKLCKDYARSLIATEMDNFWLFIYEALAQSDLRDYWKAMKKNKVSFLVEI is encoded by the coding sequence ATGATAGAAAGCAAACATTATTATGATTTTACAAATGAATTATCTGCTGATGAAATCTATGAGGGATTGCTCGCTCACGGTCTTTTTACCGAAAAGCTTCCTCCGGTGTTCACAGCAAAGGCATTTTTTAACTATTGCAAATCCAAATCGCCTGCTTTTCCTAAAAAACCGGCAAATTACATTTATCACGAAAGCATGAGAAATATCAACACACCCCGTCCATTTGGTATTCCTAATCCTGCCGCATTTCAATGTTTGTGCAAATACATATCAGAGATATGGCCGCAGCTTCAGCAATATTTTGAAGAAGAAACTAAAGGACAGAAGCATATTATCAGCAGAACCCATATTCGTAAAATGAAGGAATCTGATTCGCTTTTTTCTATGAACTATAAGAATTGGAAAGATGACGGAACTCCGGAGCCTGATTTGTTGCTAGGAGCAAGATATTTGGTTCATGCCGATGTTTCAAACTGTTTTCCGAGTATATATACCCATGCTCTTTCATGGGCACTGGTCGGTAAGGATGTAGCGAAGCAGAACCAAAGGGATAGTTCGCAGTGGTACAACGAGCTTGATTTCCTTACAAGAAATGTAAAGCACGGAGAAACGCACGGATTGTTGATCGGCCCTCATGTTTCGAATTTACTGTCTGAGATCATTTTAGTTAAGATTGATAAAATCTTATATGATAAAGGATGGCGTTACATTAGAAACATTGACGATTATACTTGTTATGTTTCTACCTATGAGGGCGGGCAATTATTTCTAACCGAATTATCTGAGCAGTTAAGAGCGTATGATCTGACTCTCAATCATAAGAAAACTTCCATAGATGAACTTCCAACGGCATCAGTTGAGCAATGGGTACGAAAAATCAACACCTTCACTGCGTTTGATACCAAAGAATGGATGAATTTTAAGGAAGTCCGTGCATATTTGGATATGGCAATTGAGTTGATGCAGGAAAACAATGACAACGCCGCAATTTTGAATTATGCCATGAAGGTACTGGCAAAGAAACAGCTTACAGAGAATGCTAAATCGTATTATGTGAAAACGATTTTTCATTTATCTGTTATTTACCCATATTTGGTATCGTTATTGGAAGAATATGTATTCAAGCCGTTTGGTGTTGAAAAATCAGAGATTTCAAAATTATCCGCCCTGCTTTATAATGAAGGCGTAAAGCTCAAAAATTATGAAGCAGTGTGTTATGCACTGTATTACGCCAATAAATATGAGTTCGAAATTAGAGAACTTGATTTTGAAGTAGCAAAAAACAGTAACAACTGCTTGTTCTTGCTGTTTAGCTATCTTTATTATGAAAAAAAGAAAGATAAGGCAGCAGTGAAATTGTGCAAAGATTATGCTCGATCACTGATTGCAACAGAAATGGATAATTTCTGGCTATTTATATACGAAGCATTAGCGCAAAGTGATTTGCGGGATTATTGGAAGGCAATGAAGAAAAACAAGGTATCATTCCTTGTAGAAATTTAG
- a CDS encoding Fic family protein, whose amino-acid sequence MKYLSVKEIAALWNTSERSVRNYCAAGRVPGAFLTGKTWNIPENAEKPERSNKSKPAPQTLADILIEEKRSQTHGGIYHKVQVELTYNSNHMEGSRLTHDQTRLIFETNTVGITEEGVRVDDIIETANHFRCIDEVIESAKSQLSEKFIKHLHFILKTGTSDARKDWFAVGEYKKLPNEVGGRETTLPEDVSAEMKRLLDEYNSKETVTLEDILALHVRFERIHPFQDGNGRVGRLILFKECLKHNIVPFIIEDSIKMFYYRGLQEWDREKGYLTDTCLSAQDTFKKYLDYFRIPYEN is encoded by the coding sequence ATGAAATATTTATCTGTGAAAGAGATAGCAGCGCTTTGGAACACCTCCGAGCGCAGTGTCCGCAACTACTGCGCGGCAGGTCGTGTCCCCGGCGCTTTTCTGACGGGCAAGACCTGGAACATTCCCGAAAACGCCGAGAAGCCCGAACGGAGCAATAAAAGCAAGCCCGCACCGCAGACTTTGGCGGATATTCTCATAGAGGAAAAGCGCAGTCAGACTCACGGCGGAATTTATCATAAGGTGCAAGTGGAACTGACCTACAACTCCAATCATATGGAGGGCAGCCGCCTGACCCATGATCAGACGCGCCTTATTTTTGAAACCAACACCGTCGGCATTACCGAGGAAGGCGTGCGGGTGGACGATATCATCGAAACCGCCAATCACTTTCGTTGTATCGACGAGGTTATCGAAAGCGCAAAATCGCAGCTCAGCGAAAAATTCATCAAACACCTGCATTTTATCCTGAAAACCGGAACAAGCGACGCAAGGAAAGATTGGTTTGCCGTCGGCGAATACAAAAAGCTGCCGAATGAGGTCGGCGGGCGAGAAACGACCTTGCCCGAGGACGTGTCGGCGGAAATGAAAAGGCTGCTTGACGAGTATAACAGCAAGGAAACGGTGACGCTTGAAGATATCCTTGCGCTCCATGTGCGGTTTGAGCGCATTCACCCCTTCCAGGACGGCAACGGGCGTGTCGGGCGACTGATCCTGTTCAAGGAATGTCTGAAACACAATATTGTGCCGTTTATTATTGAGGACAGCATAAAAATGTTCTATTACCGCGGACTGCAGGAGTGGGATCGGGAAAAAGGCTACCTGACCGACACCTGCCTCTCGGCGCAGGATACATTCAAGAAATACCTGGATTATTTCAGAATACCGTATGAAAACTGA
- a CDS encoding oleate hydratase, whose protein sequence is MYYSAGTYEAFAHPEKPKDVDKKSAYIIGTGLAGLTAAFYLVRDGQMKGEHIHLLEKLELAGGSCDGRKDITKGFYMRGGREMDNHFEVMWDTFRDVPSIETPGVSVLDEYYWLNKHDPNYSLCRATVNCGKDAHTDKKFELDKESAMALSKLFLTPEKDLEDKKISEVLPDSFWSTNFWLYWQTMFAFQRWSSALEMKRYLCRYVHHIDGLPDFSALRFTKYNQYESMILPLVKYLEAHGVRIEYGMDVKNVIIKDDGGRKIAKQIVYIKDGKQKTIDLIEDDLVFITNGCCTDTSCYGDQTHAPDLSGVKNGFGESWDMWKAIAAQAKNGEYGNPDKFCSDVDATNWMSATVATSDDEIIRYIMNICKRDPRMGKVTTGGIVTVKDSTENWYLSWTINRQPQFKSQDKNMVLVWLYSLNTNKEGNYVKKAMRDCTGEEICREWLYHIGVPTERINALAKNSCNTTTCYMPYINAFFQPRKESDRPKVVPDGAVNFAFIGQFAETPRDTIFTTEYSMRTGMESVYTLLDIDRGVPEVWESKYDVRELLRACYYAIDKKPITDIKLSFKEKMLLKVVMKKVKGTDVELLLKESGLIE, encoded by the coding sequence ATGTATTACTCAGCAGGAACTTATGAAGCATTCGCACATCCCGAAAAGCCGAAGGATGTCGACAAAAAGTCAGCTTATATCATTGGCACGGGACTTGCCGGACTTACGGCAGCCTTCTATCTTGTAAGAGACGGACAGATGAAGGGCGAGCATATCCACCTTCTTGAGAAACTGGAGCTTGCGGGCGGAAGCTGTGACGGACGCAAGGATATTACAAAGGGTTTCTATATGCGTGGCGGTCGTGAAATGGATAATCATTTCGAGGTAATGTGGGATACGTTCCGTGACGTTCCCTCTATTGAAACGCCCGGTGTATCGGTGCTTGACGAATACTATTGGCTCAACAAGCACGACCCCAACTATTCTCTCTGTCGTGCAACGGTAAACTGCGGCAAGGACGCACACACAGACAAGAAGTTCGAGCTTGACAAGGAATCGGCAATGGCGCTCTCAAAGCTCTTCTTAACGCCCGAAAAGGATCTTGAGGACAAGAAGATTTCGGAGGTTCTCCCCGACAGCTTCTGGAGTACGAATTTCTGGCTTTATTGGCAGACAATGTTCGCTTTCCAGCGCTGGTCGAGCGCTCTTGAAATGAAGCGTTATCTCTGCCGCTACGTTCATCATATAGACGGACTTCCGGACTTCAGCGCGCTGCGCTTCACAAAGTACAATCAGTACGAGAGTATGATACTCCCGCTTGTAAAATATCTTGAGGCTCACGGCGTTCGCATCGAGTACGGAATGGACGTGAAGAATGTTATAATCAAGGATGACGGCGGCAGAAAGATTGCAAAGCAGATAGTCTATATAAAGGACGGAAAGCAGAAAACGATAGATCTTATCGAGGATGACCTCGTGTTCATCACAAACGGTTGCTGTACAGACACATCCTGCTACGGCGATCAGACCCACGCCCCCGATTTATCCGGTGTAAAGAACGGATTCGGCGAATCGTGGGATATGTGGAAGGCTATTGCGGCACAGGCGAAGAACGGCGAATACGGCAACCCCGACAAGTTCTGCAGCGATGTTGACGCTACGAACTGGATGAGCGCCACAGTAGCGACCTCGGACGATGAGATAATCAGATATATTATGAATATCTGCAAGCGTGACCCACGCATGGGCAAGGTAACAACAGGCGGCATTGTCACCGTAAAGGACAGCACGGAAAACTGGTACCTTTCGTGGACGATAAACCGCCAGCCTCAGTTCAAGTCGCAGGATAAGAATATGGTTCTTGTATGGCTGTATTCCCTTAATACAAACAAGGAAGGCAACTATGTGAAGAAAGCTATGCGTGATTGCACAGGCGAGGAGATCTGCCGTGAGTGGCTCTACCACATCGGTGTACCGACAGAAAGAATCAATGCGCTTGCCAAAAACTCCTGCAACACCACAACGTGCTATATGCCTTATATAAACGCATTTTTCCAGCCGAGAAAGGAATCCGACAGACCTAAGGTAGTTCCGGACGGCGCAGTAAACTTCGCTTTCATCGGTCAGTTTGCCGAAACGCCCCGTGACACCATCTTCACCACCGAGTATTCTATGCGTACCGGTATGGAATCTGTCTACACCTTGCTTGACATAGACCGTGGCGTTCCTGAGGTATGGGAAAGCAAATATGATGTTCGTGAGCTTCTGCGTGCTTGCTACTATGCTATAGACAAGAAGCCGATAACGGATATAAAGCTCTCATTCAAGGAAAAGATGCTGCTTAAAGTCGTAATGAAAAAAGTCAAAGGCACCGATGTCGAACTGCTCTTAAAGGAGAGCGGCCTTATAGAATGA